From the Anoplopoma fimbria isolate UVic2021 breed Golden Eagle Sablefish chromosome 14, Afim_UVic_2022, whole genome shotgun sequence genome, one window contains:
- the LOC129102721 gene encoding molybdopterin synthase catalytic subunit-like isoform X1, whose protein sequence is MAESEERRDVFKLSRDWLAVQEVVDAVSSPSCGAISVFIGTTREDEVGGRKVIGLEYEAYELMAQSEFSKLCDDIRKRWPTVTHVCVHHRLGWVKVGEASVAMAISSPHRHDGQQAVQHCIEQLKATVPIWKKEVYENQETSWKENAECPWAFQNKDNV, encoded by the exons ATGGCCGAGTCGGAGGAGCGGAGGGACGTCTTCAAGCTGAGCCGTGATTGGCTGGCTGTACAGGAAGTGGTCGACGCCGTCAGCAGCCCGTCCTGTGGAGCCATTTCAGTATTCATAG gTACGACCCGTGAGGACGAGGTGGGCGGCAGGAAGGTGATTGGTCTGGAGTACGAGGCGTATGAGCTCATGGCCCAATCAGAGTTCAGTAAGCTGTGTGATGACATCAGAAAGCGCTGGCCAACCGTGACGCACGTCTGCGTTCACCACCGGCTGGG GTGGGTGAAGGTGGGCGAGGCCAGCGTTGCCATGGCGATCTCGTCTCCTCATCGCCACGACGGCCAGCAGGCGGTCCAGCACTGCATCGAGCAGCTGAAGGCCACCGTCCCCATCTGGAAGAAG GAAGTGTACGAAAACCAGGAGACAAGCTGGAAGGAGAACGCAGAGTGTCCGTGggcctttcaaaataaagacaacGTCTGA
- the LOC129102721 gene encoding molybdopterin synthase sulfur carrier subunit-like isoform X2 produces MTAQVCVLYFAKSVELTGLKEEELVAVPTPISSRDLWRLLLQRHPRLSVLQDQVVLAVRQQYVAIGDQVVTLGDGDEVAVVPPLSGG; encoded by the exons ATGACTGCACAG gtgtgtgtgttgtacttcGCTAAGAGCGTGGAGCTGACCgggctgaaggaggaggagcttgTTGCCGTGCCGACACCAATCAGCAGCCGGGACCTCTGGAGACTGTTGCTACAGCGACACCCGAG acTGTCCGTCCTGCAGGATCAGGTGGTGTTGGCGGTGCGTCAGCAGTACGTTGCCATCGGCGACCAGGTGGTGACTCTGGGAGACGGGGACGAGGTGGCCGTGGTGCCGCCGCTCAGCGGAGGATAA